CGGTCAGGACCCGGCGGAGGAACAGGTCCGGTCGGCCTTGCTGCTGTGCCTGCTCGGCAACACAGCGGCGGAGGCGGCGAAGAAGGTCGGGGTGCAGATCGGCCAGAAAGTGGCGATGAACGCGATCAAGAAGCTGCCGATCGAGGTGCTCCGCGCGATCAACAAGAAGATCGGGTTCATGCTGCTGACCAAGTACGGATCCAAGCGAGGGGTGATCGTGCTTGCCAAGGGCGTCCCTGTCGTGGGTGGCGCCGTCGGCGGCGGCTTCGACGCCACCAGCACCTACGCGGTCGGCCGATACGCAGCGAGCATGTTCGGCGACCAGGAGGGCAGCGACGACGCCCTCGTGGATGCTTCGGATGATGTCTTGGTGGATGCCTCAGCGGTCGACGTGCCGCTCACCGATCCGAACCCGACCACACGGGGTCTGCCCGACGCCTCGTCAGGCCGCCAGCGACCCGTCGCTGCTGGCGGCAATGACCAGGGTGGCGACGACAGCCCGGCGGACGGCTTCGCGGGCGGCGGCCATCGACCCTGACGACCCTGCGGCCAGCAGTCCGTCGCGGGCCGTGACGGGCACGCGGAACACCCGGACACGCCCGACCGGCAACCCGTTCACCAGCACGCTCGCAGGCGACCCGGCATACGCCACCAGGGCGTCGGTGACGAACTGATCGACGTCGGCACCCACAACAGCTGCTGCCGAATCGATGGCGGCGGCGATCTCCGGGTGAAGCCGGATCGGCAGGTCCACACAGTCAGCAT
This genomic window from Euzebya pacifica contains:
- a CDS encoding EcsC family protein, giving the protein MAEEAMRRHDSKDRAIRSLIRMHVQLAGAQGFLTNLGGFLTLPVALPANIGACYILQTRLAASIAIVHGQDPAEEQVRSALLLCLLGNTAAEAAKKVGVQIGQKVAMNAIKKLPIEVLRAINKKIGFMLLTKYGSKRGVIVLAKGVPVVGGAVGGGFDATSTYAVGRYAASMFGDQEGSDDALVDASDDVLVDASAVDVPLTDPNPTTRGLPDASSGRQRPVAAGGNDQGGDDSPADGFAGGGHRP